The following is a genomic window from Clostridium fungisolvens.
ACCGTTTGCTAGAGATCTAAGGTATGCTCTTTGTTTTGTCGTAATCAATTTATTTTCCTCCTTGTTTAAGTTTATATATCAAATAATAAAAATGTTTTGAAAGGAGATATTTTTTATATTATTAATATCTCCTTGAGTCATAAACATTTCTTAAATTATTCTATAATATATAAACCAAATTTAATTCAATATTTAAGATAAGAGATTTTTAATTACAATAAATATTCAAATTCAAAATCTCTTAATCTTACTACATCACCATCTTCTATTCCCATTGCTCTTAATTCATCAAGTACACCTTTATTTCTAAGAACCTTATGGAAATATTTTAAAGAATCTGGTTCATTAACATTTACAGAGTTTAGAAGTCTTTCCACGAAAGTTCCTTCTACAATATAAACTTTAATACCATCTTCATCTTCAATTCTTATATTATAAGTAAATTTCTTTTCTTCTGGTACAAATCTATCTTCTTCTTTTATTTCTAGTTCGGTTATAGGTATTTCCTTAAGCATTCTAGCAGCTTCTTTTACTACAGCTTCTACACCTTCATAAGTAGCACCACTCATCTTAAATACCTTATCATAACCCATTTCCTTAAGTTTTTTCTTGAAATCTTCAAAAACTTCTTCATCATATAACATATCAGCTTTGTTAGCAACAACTATTTGAGGTCTATCCCAAAGCTTAACACTATATTTCTTAAGTTCTTCATTTATCTTTATAAAATCTTCGACAGCATCTCTACCTTCAACTCCAGAGATATCTACTACGTGAACTAAAAGTCTTGTTCTTTCTATATGTCTAAGGAAGTCAAGACCTAAACCTACGCCTTCAGCTGCTCCTTCGATTATACCTGGTATATCAGCCATTACAAAAGCATCAATTCCAGGAACACTTACAACACCTAAATTTGGTTTTAAAGTTGTAAAGTGATAGTTAGCTATCTTTGGTTTAGCCTTTGTTACTACTGATAAGAAAGTTGACTTTCCTACATTAGGGAATCCAAGTAAACCTACATCTGCTAAAAGTTTTAATTCTAGTTCTATCCATCTTTCTTCTCCTGGCATTCCAGGTTCTGCAAAGTTTGGTGCCTGTCTCGTAGGAGTTGCAAATTTAGCATTTCCCTTACCGCCTTTTCCACCTCTGCAGATTACATATTCATCTTCAGGGTGAGAAAGGTCAGCCATTATCTTTTGAGTTTCAACATCTCTAATTAAAGTACCCATAGGAACCTTAATTATAAGATCTTCACCATCTTTTCCATAGCACTTTGAACCTGATCCATTCACGCCTCTTTCTGCTATGAACTTTCTAGTATATTTAAAATCTAAAAGTGTTGTTATACCTGTATCTACTTGTAGTATAACATCTCCACCTCTTCCGCCATCTCCACCATCCGGGCCTCCAAGAGGTATGTATTTTTCTCTTCTAAAAGATACTGATCCATTACCACCATCTCCGCTTTTTACAAAAACTTTGGCCGTATCTATAAACATAAGTTCATCACCTTACCTTATACTTTTGTTTGTACTTGTTTTAAAATGCCCACTTACTAGGTATTTTAAAACAAGTACAAACTAAAATTCATTAATTTTTGGATACTCTATATATTATTGATAGCCTGTATATGCAAATAATATACATCTTCATAATACTTGAAAAGCACCCTTTTTACAAAAGGGTGCTTTTATAACTAGGATTATTCAGCTATTTCTTGAATTTCTACTGGATAAACAGAAGCTTTCTTCTTGTCTTTTCCAAGTCTTTCAAATTTAACAACTCCATCGATCTTTGCAAATAAAGTATCATCGCTTCCTTTACCTACATTAGCACCTGGATGTATCTTTGTTCCTCTTTGTCTAACAAGTATGTTTCCAGCAAGAACAAATTGTCCATCAGCTGATTTAACACCAAGTCTCTTTGACTCAGAATCTCTACCGTTCTTGGAGCTACCAACTCCTTTTTTATGAGCGAACAATTGAAGGTTCATGATTAGCATAGTACTACACCTCCTCTTTTTTTACATATATATATTGGTCTGCTTTATTTTTTCCAAAACTTTGCTCTAAGGATAATAAAATACTGTCTATGCTAAGTTCAAAAGTTTTTAATAAGACCTGTGCTTTTTGAAGTTCTTCTTCATTAAGCTCTCTAAGATCTAACTTAATATATCCATCCGCCATTTCGTATGGTACATTAAGCTTAAGTACTTCGTCTAAGCCTATAAGTACACTTTGAGATAATACAGATACTGAATTACATATCATGTCATATGCTTCTCCAACTAAAATCATTTCTCTTTCTCTAAGAGCATGATTTTGTATCCTAAATCCAATTATTATGTCCTTAGTCGTATAAATATCTAACTTAATCATATTAAGCTTCTATTTTTTCGATAACTAGCTTAGTGTAAGGTTGTCTGTGGCCGTTCTTTCTTCTATAGTCTTTCTTTCTCTTGTACTTGAAAACTATAATTTTCTTAGCCTTGCCTTGAGCAACTACCTTAGCAACTACCTTAGCACCTTCTACTACTGGTGTACCAACCTTAAGTTCACCATCCTTAGCTACTGCTAGAACTTCTGTTAACTCAACTGTTGCTTCAACTTCAGCTTCTAATTTTTCAACGAATATAACATCGCCTTCTTGAACTCTGAATTGTTTTCCACCTGTCTTAACTACTGCGTACATAAAAACACCTCCTCATTACGGTCTCGCCACTTCAGGTACGATTGTACAATCGTTTATGGAACCTTATGTGTGCGGTTCACAAATGCCATTCTACCATATCGGACATATTTTGTAAAGTTATTTTTAAATATATATATACTACTCAACTTGTAACTTATAGTTACTTACAGCATCAATTTGATTCTTAAATAGTAAAGGTTCTAACTTGTAGTAATCTATTGAATCTATAAATTTAATATAGATATTTTTATCTAAGGCACCAATATCCTTTAAAAATTGCACCTTGTCACCTATTACATAGTCTTCATATACATCTTTTAACTCTATATAAAAGTCTTTGATACTACCTTCACCTTCAGTCCTTATAATATCATTCTTAATCAGATGCTTTATGTAAGAACCTTTCAGCCTTTTTCCATGTCCATTACAGATATCGCAGTTTTCTTCTATATAATCGTAAATACTCTTTCCTCTTCTACTTCTTGATATTTGCAGAAGATTAAGCTCCGTAAATTGATATACTCTAGCTCTACTGCTATCACCCTCAAGACTTTCCTTTATGGTAGCATATACCTTATTCTTAGCCTGAGAGTTATCCATATCAATAAAATCTACTACTATTATACCACTAAGATTTCTAAGTCTGATCTGTCTTCCTATCTCTTTTGCAGCCTCAATATT
Proteins encoded in this region:
- the obgE gene encoding GTPase ObgE gives rise to the protein MFIDTAKVFVKSGDGGNGSVSFRREKYIPLGGPDGGDGGRGGDVILQVDTGITTLLDFKYTRKFIAERGVNGSGSKCYGKDGEDLIIKVPMGTLIRDVETQKIMADLSHPEDEYVICRGGKGGKGNAKFATPTRQAPNFAEPGMPGEERWIELELKLLADVGLLGFPNVGKSTFLSVVTKAKPKIANYHFTTLKPNLGVVSVPGIDAFVMADIPGIIEGAAEGVGLGLDFLRHIERTRLLVHVVDISGVEGRDAVEDFIKINEELKKYSVKLWDRPQIVVANKADMLYDEEVFEDFKKKLKEMGYDKVFKMSGATYEGVEAVVKEAARMLKEIPITELEIKEEDRFVPEEKKFTYNIRIEDEDGIKVYIVEGTFVERLLNSVNVNEPDSLKYFHKVLRNKGVLDELRAMGIEDGDVVRLRDFEFEYLL
- the rpmA gene encoding 50S ribosomal protein L27, which produces MLIMNLQLFAHKKGVGSSKNGRDSESKRLGVKSADGQFVLAGNILVRQRGTKIHPGANVGKGSDDTLFAKIDGVVKFERLGKDKKKASVYPVEIQEIAE
- a CDS encoding ribosomal-processing cysteine protease Prp, which gives rise to MIKLDIYTTKDIIIGFRIQNHALREREMILVGEAYDMICNSVSVLSQSVLIGLDEVLKLNVPYEMADGYIKLDLRELNEEELQKAQVLLKTFELSIDSILLSLEQSFGKNKADQYIYVKKEEV
- the rplU gene encoding 50S ribosomal protein L21 yields the protein MYAVVKTGGKQFRVQEGDVIFVEKLEAEVEATVELTEVLAVAKDGELKVGTPVVEGAKVVAKVVAQGKAKKIIVFKYKRKKDYRRKNGHRQPYTKLVIEKIEA